The nucleotide sequence GTTTCAAGGAAAATCGTCAATTCTCTTTCAATCTccgttaattatatatttttattccggTTCAATTTTACACTTTCGTCTCTCTGAGCGCGCCGAGCTCATCGCTCCCCGAGATCTCCCCGCGTACAATCATATCCGACCACGAGACGCCCACGTTGCGGCGTCGGCGGATGCTCGACAGTTACGGCGATCGTCGTGTATACACGTCGTCAAACAGCTTACCTCCTGGATCTTGTAACTGGTGCGAATGGTTTTGCGTCTGGTGGTGGTGATCTCGTAGGTCTCCTCGACGGTGGGCGcctcatcgtcgtcgttgaCGTTACTGTTTacgacgccgccgccgtcgtcagGCCTCATCAGCGCGTCCGTCCTCCCGTCCATCCCGACGTTGTTCTCCGTGTCCACCTCCATCGGGGAACGAGAAACCTGCCTCCGGCCGATCGGTCGAGAGAATCCCGCTGGAGATCTCGATCTCGCTGCGAACGGGCGCTACGAGAAGCGCGAAGAACACGAGCTGCCGTCCCGCCTGGTTCGGGCACCAGGATCGGTCCCCGATTTCGAGACTAGCGAGGCGAAAAACGCCTCCTTCACAGTGCCACGAAACTATTCCGGGAGTCCAAGTTCCGCGCGGAGCGGCGAGGCTGGCGGTACTAAAGCACCGCGCGCCGCGGAAACTCGCGGCGGACGAGGCGTCCCGCGCGCGTCTTTCGACGGCGAAAATAGAATCCCGTGCTTTCCCGCAGGAAACCTAGCAGCTCGCGGGCGTTGTGCAGGCGTGTCGATATATCGGCCGACACGCTCGTGGACACATTGAAACAGCTGATATTTACGTCgaaagaattttgaaaaatatcgagCTGCTGGATTTTAAGAACTTAAACGTTTTTGCGAATGTAAAAATCTAGAGTTATTAAAAGCGAGGGTCGAGGCGTTCACCTGATTATCCCTACAGCTTATAACAAAGTAATAGTAAAACTTCGAATGtcgcaatattatttaataatgtcacTTAAATCGTACGCTTATTGTTGTATGACGATATCCACGAAAACGGATAAAAAGTTTATTCGATAGATTATAAATCTTTAGAAATAACTTAGCGCAGCAATATGGAATGCCATTGccataatataacaataacgtTCATATACATCCttacaatttcaataaaagacttaatacaaaattatacagaTCGATACAAAATTGAATTTCCTGAGCTCTTATATTATACAAGTATTGTATTTTTCATGGCACTGTTCGCAAGATATTAAACTAAACCAGTCATGCATCTCGACATTTACAATTGgtaatatacacataattgataaatacacataaatgCTCGCGGGCGCATTATATGTCTACGAAAGGACGTTTTCTTTGGAGATACGTTTCTCTTTCGCATTAATCAATTCTGACGGTTTGAAAACGCCGATTTCCGTAATTATTCCGGTGATTAAACTCGCCGGGGTCACGTCGAACGCCGGATTCCAACACATTATGCCATGTGCCGCGATGCTCTGGTTGTTTATCTCGGTCATCTCTCGTGCGGGTCGCTCTTCGATGACTATGCCGTCACCGTCGGGCATTTGGAAGTCCACGGACGTCAGTGGTGCAGCCACGTAGAAAGGGACATTGTGATACTTGGCGAGAATCGCAATCTGTAATCAATATAGAGATATAATTACGTAAGTGTGTACATACTGATGTCTTTGAAGATACCGGTATTCCAATATTCTCTTGAAGATAATAAACCGGGGCTATCTTTAGAACAAATTATTACCTTCATTCATTATTGTTTATGACGCTATCTGTGATATTTACGAATTAAAACATCATATATACTCGTGACTGATAAGTTACCTGATAAGTTCCAATTTTGTTCGCGGTGTCGCCGTTCATGGCGATCCTGTCCGCGCCGACAACCACCGCGGCGAGCTGTTTCGTTTTCATTAACGCAGCGACCATGTCGTCGCAGATCAGAGTTGCCGGTATGTGGTCATGCACCAGTTCGTAGGCAGTCAAACGGGCGCCCTGATTGTACGGTCTGGTCTCGGTACAATAGACGTGTCCTAGAACAAATAGATAACGATCGAGAAACGTATCTTACTCGCCCGGCCAAGATAACAATGTCGAAAACAggctatatttattttaccgaGCCTTCCCATCTCCTCGAGAGATCTGATGACGCCTAAAGCTGTGCCGTATCCTGCAGTGGCGAGACTGCCGGTATTGCAGTGGGTTAAAACCTTGATAAAACTCCCCTCGGGCAAATTGCGCAGAATGTCGCGCGCTCCAAAATTCCCGATCGCTTTGTTGTTCGCCACATCTATCTTCAGCATCTCATCTATATGGTCTATGAATCTACAATTTTCAAGAGGCTGTAAATCAGGCCGCTCGTATCCCACTCTGAAAGCAAACAGCCAAAAGAGTGTACTTGTCTCTCATCTGGGACAGCGTGCAAGAGGCATCCTTAGTGAGATCATGTGCCAGGCTTATGAGCTCGTCGGCTGCCGTCTTCATATTGACCGCAGTGGGACGTGCCGTTAGTAGGTAGCGCAGGTTATCCTCAATAGTTTGACAAAGAGCTTTCTTGTCCTCGTAGATGTCTGGATCTTGAAGGATCTGCACAGCCAGGCTGAGGCTGCCCACGATAGCTATAGCTGGTGCGCCTCGTACCTGTATACACAATCATCAAACTATATAcctatgtaaataaatatattatgtacatatctTGTTGAAGATTCTATCTACATCCTATTATACTTTCTCGATCGTATAATATTGTTTGCTATCAAGCTGACAAAGTGTACAGAAGGTAGAGTTGACgtacagtaataaaattaataaaatatcgagaaaaggacctaatttgagatattttttcacaGACATGAAATTTTATCGTCATATTGAGCAGTTTATCGCAGACATGGAATTTCATCGTCATATTGAGCAGTTTTATCATTAACAAACTTGGAGGAAAACGTTCATAGCTGGATGATAAGCTTACCTGCATCTTGTTGATCACCTGCCAGCCATCCTTGACGTTTTTGACCTGGATGTAGTGAGTGTTTTCCGGCAACAGCACTTGATTCAGGATCTCCAGCTTGCCATCTACTTTGCTCCATATTATCGCCTTCAGTTCTTGCCCTTTCATCGCGAGCTGATGGATCGTGATTGATCGCGATCAATCACAGAGGAAATTCCCGATAACAATTCTGGACTTATTGAATGAACGAGCCGCAATTGAGAATCGTTCTCAGCTGTGGAGCGGAGCAGGAGAACAAATTGGAGCCCGAAAATACGTGAATTGCATCCAGCGAACTGGCGTCATCTGGTGGACGAGATTCTGATGAATCTGATGCCAGAATGAAGAAGTTGCTCACCCGAAAATCGGATGGTGgggacacacacacatacacacacacactcacacacacgcgcgcacacacacccAAACAGAAggcatatatgtatgtatgttgtACACACATAGTTGTATGATACAACAGGCGCTCGGAACTTCGGCTAGCTTCGAACAGTATAGATGAGAACAGCCACATgatgttctctctctctctgtctctcgcgTTATAATGCAGAAAGTATTGTTTATTGCGTAATCTATAAGTTCCatgtaaattagaattttacgATAACTTTTGACACTTTTGTatctgttaattaaaaaatcaaacattGCGTATAGCCATATATAAGTGTAGCATTACATATGAACTTGTAATGCTAAGTCTACAATgtgagtcgtaaagtcgtgagtcgtaagaattgaccacgcacaatcgaatttgaggagaataatcgactgtgattggtcaattcgtGAAAGTCTGGGACTGCTCGAGATAGCTGTGAAATAACTGAAAGAACGCGTTTTGGGATCAGAGTGTCTCATTAAgcctgttctttttagctgaacttcttgcacggttcatctttcctctttttcttttcacgttggagagaaaaagagaaaagataaaccgtgcaagaagttcgGCTAAATAGAACGGCCTAATTCTGTCTACGAATTACGAACTGTTCGGCGTTGATGAAAATACGAATAAATCTTcgtacgaaaaaatatttgtctgcTGAAAGAATTGTTTACTGTGAAAATTACATAGGATTGATAGACCGTCTGTTAATCATTCGCactcatttaattaaatttagttttgTCACGCTGTTTAGAATACATTTTCTTAACTGTGTGtattagaaataaagctattaCACTGAGAGAATTCTgttttttctaattgtatGCATGGATTATATAAGCTTCATTGTTTTGATTGATTGCTTTATCAAAGAGTtataaaacatgataattttgtattaaaaatatatttttgataagttTTGATAATCACGCGTATTATCTTCTACAGCTATTACAAAtagcatttaaatattttattatattattaatgttattatatcattaaagtatcattaaatgtcgtttcattattatataacatccTTCGtcgtagaaataaatttgaatacatttcattaataagtttctttttaaattgtgttttaaattatttgaaaagaattctcagtagaaatattaaaaaacccATTGCTCCGACATCGcgaatcaaaaatttttgaagacGAGAACTGATACATCATGCATTACGTTGATTTATATTACGTTGATTTTATGTGCCGttaatatttcagataatCCAGCCGAACAGTCCTCTAAACGTGCGATTTAGAAGGTCGGAGGCGCGTTCGCGGCTTTActttcgaaaaattgcaaattcgCGTGAGACACATGTAAAAGGAGTGCACCGTCGATCATTTCACTTCCGAGTCACGTGCGCTGTAATGTAAAGTCAAGGGAAGGCGCGACGAAGAAGAACCAGCGCGGAGACTCCAGCGAGAGACCTCGCGCGAATGTGCCGCGCGTTCagggaaagggaaagagagcgCACGTATTTTTCTCGCCCTCGCGTGCGCGAAATCGCCCTGGCATAATTCCGTCCGCTATCGCTCGGCGGAATTTCAAATGTCAAACGCCGACGGTCTTGCGTTTCTCGTATCGGAAAAGTATAGCGCGTGTGTAAACGCGGACTCGCGCAATCGCGACTATACGGTATACCGCGTTACTCGCGGACGCCTTTGAGCGATCGCACCGAAACGTCAATCCCATCTGCGACCGAACAATGCCCGCTTTAAAGCGATCCCGACGTGCAAGTCCGATTGGCGGTCCCTTTGTGCCGCCGCGCTGCAAAAATGGTTGGATTAACGGGCGACTGATAGAAATGTATTCCGCGATATTGATTTCATAATCTCTGAATTGCGGGAGAAGGGAGGATCAGTTCGAAAGCGTCGCGAGCTCCTGACCGTCGCTTCCGATCTTCACAATTTTGCAGAATAAAATTCGCAtcgatttttattgatttatccGTTCTCTCTTTAGGACTGCGTCGAACGAGCTCTTTTCGTGTGCTTCCTTTGAAGCAAACGCGGTTGACTTTTTCCAAGTATCTCTCACCATTCGTCGCCTGTTCCGTTTCCGTTTGCGTTTCTTTTTTGCATGCGTGTTATCTGTCGGCAGGTTCCTTCGAACGATTCGCCTTGCGTGATAATTACGTCCCATGGTAAAATTACGTAAGCGCTAAATGCAGAAACAGTCGCGCGTTAATACGACCTTATCGCTGGCAACGTATCGAGATAACGAGACGAATTCACGAGCCAGGCGTCTCCTTCAGAAATTTAATCCGCGTTTACCTTGCGCGCGCGAACTGGGTCTCTAAATTTTCGGTAAGTTAACGCGGCGAATTTACTTGGCGTCACGAAACCGAATTACCAGCAAGTTAACTAGGCGCGGGCGAGACAAATGACATTAATCAGCGCAAATTGCGTTCGAGAGAGCGTGCGGCAAGTAGCTTCAAAATCCAGGGACGCTCGGACCGGAAATATAGGGATGTAAAGACAAATAGACagataaataaagagagaggggggagggggacaAATATCCGGGGATTACACAAATTCATAttcactttaattaaatatatctatgtacATTATAGGTACATCATTAGTACACTTATACCATGTAATAACTGTACAACGGTAGCACTTTCAATACTGTTCACAAAAATACATCGCATATAAACGAGCAATGAGTTTATACGCAAGGTCGGCTTGCGACAAGAGACAAGagtgtcaattaattaatcgttacCTTTTCGCGCTTCGCATCCGCGACTcgcaacgtttttttttttatgtacaaaagaTTCGTGCTCGAGTCGCACGACGGGCCAAAGGAGGAACGTGctacgagaa is from Temnothorax longispinosus isolate EJ_2023e chromosome 10, Tlon_JGU_v1, whole genome shotgun sequence and encodes:
- the LOC139820185 gene encoding methylthioribose-1-phosphate isomerase, with the translated sequence MKGQELKAIIWSKVDGKLEILNQVLLPENTHYIQVKNVKDGWQVINKMQVRGAPAIAIVGSLSLAVQILQDPDIYEDKKALCQTIEDNLRYLLTARPTAVNMKTAADELISLAHDLTKDASCTLSQMRDKFIDHIDEMLKIDVANNKAIGNFGARDILRNLPEGSFIKVLTHCNTGSLATAGYGTALGVIRSLEEMGRLGHVYCTETRPYNQGARLTAYELVHDHIPATLICDDMVAALMKTKQLAAVVVGADRIAMNGDTANKIGTYQIAILAKYHNVPFYVAAPLTSVDFQMPDGDGIVIEERPAREMTEINNQSIAAHGIMCWNPAFDVTPASLITGIITEIGVFKPSELINAKEKRISKENVLS